A stretch of the Acidilobus sp. 7A genome encodes the following:
- a CDS encoding AIR synthase family protein, with protein sequence MNNVVIGKVNRGLFESVIYPQLGAKDPSVIVGPQFGVDFGVVRLGDYDLIFEVDPIYVVPEYGWERSAWFAVHILASDVAVSGVPPRYFFPDFNLPLGMTDEEFATLWTLMHRELEKLGVAVVAGHTGRYGGVDYPMIGGATMIGVAKRDHYVSPAMARPGDVVIMTKGAAVETAGILASMFPEVLVKHYGNEFAEKAKDIFWLQSVVDDALTLAKLGLREGVTSMHDATEYGVWGALNDVAEASRVSIRVLREKLFAREDVMKVVNAFSELTGVKVDPFASISEGTLIATVKRGYEDRALELLRSKGIEAAVIGEVVEGKGVYLVDDGSEKLIQQPEQDPFWQLFFRTLEVVRGAKQG encoded by the coding sequence ATGAACAACGTAGTAATTGGTAAGGTTAACAGGGGGCTCTTTGAGAGCGTTATATACCCCCAGCTTGGGGCCAAGGACCCCTCAGTGATAGTTGGGCCCCAGTTCGGGGTCGACTTCGGCGTCGTGAGGCTTGGCGACTACGACCTAATCTTTGAGGTCGACCCAATATATGTGGTCCCAGAGTACGGCTGGGAGAGGAGCGCCTGGTTCGCCGTCCACATACTGGCCAGCGACGTCGCTGTCTCTGGCGTCCCGCCGCGGTACTTCTTCCCAGACTTCAACCTGCCCCTCGGCATGACTGACGAGGAGTTCGCCACGCTCTGGACCCTGATGCACAGGGAGCTCGAGAAGCTTGGCGTCGCAGTCGTAGCTGGTCACACGGGCAGGTACGGCGGCGTGGATTACCCCATGATAGGGGGAGCCACCATGATAGGGGTCGCCAAGAGAGACCACTACGTCTCCCCCGCTATGGCAAGGCCAGGCGACGTAGTCATAATGACCAAGGGGGCCGCCGTGGAGACGGCCGGCATCCTGGCCTCGATGTTTCCGGAGGTGCTGGTCAAACACTACGGCAATGAGTTCGCCGAGAAGGCCAAGGACATATTCTGGCTCCAGTCAGTTGTAGACGATGCCCTGACGCTTGCAAAGCTCGGCCTCAGGGAGGGGGTCACAAGCATGCATGACGCCACAGAGTACGGGGTCTGGGGGGCCCTCAACGACGTGGCTGAGGCGAGCCGCGTCTCAATAAGGGTCCTCAGGGAGAAGCTCTTCGCCAGGGAAGACGTCATGAAGGTCGTGAACGCCTTCTCAGAGCTCACAGGCGTCAAGGTTGACCCGTTTGCGTCGATAAGCGAGGGGACGCTGATAGCCACAGTTAAGAGGGGATACGAGGACAGGGCCCTGGAGCTGCTGAGGTCTAAGGGCATAGAGGCGGCCGTCATAGGGGAGGTCGTGGAGGGCAAGGGCGTTTACCTCGTCGACGACGGCTCTGAAAAGCTTATACAGCAGCCGGAGCAGGACCCGTTCTGGCAGCTGTTCTTCAGGACGCTTGAGGTGGTGAGAGGTGCAAAGCAGGGATAA
- a CDS encoding AMP-binding protein, which translates to MTYIWTPPKDVVDKANVTGFIQAHGIKSYQDLVRQSTSDIRWFWGNLPDWLELEWFSEPKDVYDASKGIEWTRWYIGGRINVAYNVLDRIVKRGLGNRVAMTWIGEDDRVVQLTYNEMLDHVNRFSNLLVDLGVKKGDVVAIYAPIMPETVVAMLASMRVGAIASPIFSGFAPEAVADRLRMSEAKVVVTVDGYYRKGKVIKLKPSSDEAIRLSGVQAKQVVVRRLNVDVPWDESRDLWYDKAIASKRPEFEPAETEAEDPAILMFTSGTTGKPKGAVISHAGMLLQPTKEHFFNLDIKPGWTGSRDVLWWITDLGWMMGPWMVVGSQTLGASHLSLEGALDYPTKDRVWAIIEKFKVTHLGFAATAARLLKALGRETYESHDLSSLRAFGNTGEPIDEDTWNWVVREVGEERRPMINLSGGTEIMGCFLLPSPVVPLKPTTLWGPGLGMDVDVYDDDGMPVRGRPGYLVAKKPAPSMTRGLWRDPERYIETYWSRFPGVWYHGDYALIDEDGFWYILGRADDVIKVAGKRIGPAEIETIINSHPDVAESACIGYPHPVKGEVIVCFALPKPGRTLGPEQLEQIKSIVAQRLGKPFEPEAVVPVNDLPRTRSGKIMRRIVRDAVLGKQVEQTPVLDNPDSVTAVKEAAEELKKLMK; encoded by the coding sequence TTGACATATATTTGGACCCCTCCTAAGGATGTCGTTGACAAGGCCAACGTGACGGGCTTCATTCAGGCCCACGGCATAAAGAGTTATCAGGACCTCGTCAGGCAGAGCACCTCCGATATAAGGTGGTTCTGGGGCAACCTGCCTGACTGGCTTGAGCTTGAGTGGTTCTCGGAGCCCAAGGATGTCTACGACGCGTCAAAGGGCATCGAGTGGACGAGGTGGTACATAGGGGGCAGGATAAACGTAGCGTACAACGTCCTCGATAGGATAGTGAAGAGAGGCCTTGGGAACAGAGTAGCAATGACGTGGATTGGGGAGGACGACAGGGTGGTGCAGCTCACCTACAACGAGATGCTGGACCATGTCAACAGGTTCTCCAACCTGCTAGTTGACCTGGGCGTGAAGAAGGGCGACGTGGTAGCCATATACGCACCTATAATGCCCGAGACGGTGGTTGCCATGCTTGCATCCATGAGGGTCGGTGCCATAGCGAGTCCCATATTCAGCGGCTTTGCCCCTGAGGCCGTGGCCGACAGGCTTAGGATGAGTGAGGCTAAGGTTGTAGTTACTGTTGACGGCTACTACAGGAAAGGCAAGGTCATAAAGCTGAAGCCCAGCTCCGATGAGGCGATCAGGCTCTCTGGGGTTCAGGCTAAGCAGGTTGTCGTGAGGAGGCTCAACGTTGACGTGCCTTGGGACGAAAGCAGGGACCTGTGGTACGACAAGGCCATAGCGTCCAAGAGGCCTGAGTTTGAGCCGGCCGAGACCGAGGCCGAGGACCCGGCCATCCTAATGTTCACCAGCGGCACCACCGGGAAGCCTAAGGGAGCAGTGATAAGCCATGCAGGCATGCTGCTTCAGCCCACCAAGGAACACTTCTTTAACCTTGACATAAAGCCGGGCTGGACCGGCAGCAGGGACGTTCTCTGGTGGATAACTGACCTGGGCTGGATGATGGGCCCATGGATGGTCGTGGGCTCCCAGACCCTTGGCGCCTCCCATCTGTCGCTGGAGGGCGCCCTCGACTACCCCACGAAGGACAGGGTCTGGGCCATAATAGAGAAGTTTAAGGTCACTCACCTGGGCTTCGCGGCGACCGCAGCTAGGTTGCTGAAGGCGCTGGGACGCGAGACCTATGAGTCCCACGACCTCTCGAGCCTGAGGGCCTTTGGGAACACAGGGGAGCCCATAGACGAGGACACCTGGAACTGGGTCGTAAGGGAGGTGGGCGAGGAGAGAAGGCCTATGATAAACCTTAGCGGGGGCACGGAGATAATGGGCTGCTTCCTGCTGCCAAGCCCCGTGGTGCCGCTTAAGCCCACCACCCTCTGGGGCCCGGGCCTTGGCATGGACGTCGACGTATACGATGACGACGGTATGCCCGTGAGGGGCAGGCCAGGCTACCTAGTGGCCAAGAAGCCGGCCCCCAGCATGACCAGGGGGCTCTGGAGGGACCCCGAGAGGTATATAGAGACCTACTGGTCAAGGTTCCCTGGCGTCTGGTACCACGGGGACTACGCCCTGATAGATGAGGACGGCTTCTGGTACATACTTGGCAGGGCTGACGACGTAATAAAGGTGGCCGGCAAGAGAATAGGGCCAGCGGAGATAGAGACAATAATTAACAGCCACCCTGACGTAGCTGAGAGCGCCTGTATAGGCTACCCACACCCGGTCAAGGGCGAGGTGATTGTTTGCTTCGCCCTCCCGAAGCCAGGCAGGACCCTGGGGCCTGAGCAGCTGGAGCAGATAAAATCTATTGTAGCACAGAGGCTAGGCAAGCCGTTTGAACCTGAGGCCGTGGTGCCCGTGAATGACCTGCCGAGGACGAGGAGCGGCAAGATAATGAGGAGGATCGTGAGGGACGCCGTGCTTGGGAAGCAGGTCGAGCAGACCCCAGTGCTAGACAACCCGGACTCAGTTACAGCCGTTAAGGAGGCCGCAGAGGAGCTGAAGAAGTTAATGAAGTGA
- a CDS encoding thiolase domain-containing protein has protein sequence MGNGRVAVIGVGSYGFRPSTPEVSFQGMMFESSQRAYADANVDPRRDVDVFVDCQEDMWEGIAIADEFAPEPIGGALRPTFTVAGDGLQGVAHAYMLIKSGLANVVAVEAHGKPSEIKTLQDIYYFAMDPLHVRPLPTGNPFFIAGLDAQAFISRTGATREHLAIVAVKNRNNGLRNERAPYASRVRLDEVLSAPYSVYPMSRYEIAGFSDASITVVLASEDAARKFTDRVVWLDGVGYSTEVGSGSLEWHEWGRMPSMRNAALTAYRLAGVSNPEKDISLAEVEDRFSFMELLSVEELLLAPDGEAHRYLENGDFDFNGRLPVNPSGGSLSMGVPLEATGLGRFLEAVMQLRGEAGAHQVKGAKRAVVASWRGVPSYTSVVSVLSSDIEG, from the coding sequence ATGGGCAACGGAAGAGTGGCGGTTATAGGTGTCGGGTCCTATGGCTTTAGGCCATCAACGCCCGAGGTCAGCTTCCAGGGGATGATGTTTGAGTCCTCACAGCGCGCCTACGCAGACGCCAACGTTGACCCAAGGAGAGACGTGGATGTATTTGTGGACTGCCAGGAGGACATGTGGGAGGGCATTGCGATAGCTGACGAGTTCGCCCCAGAGCCCATAGGTGGGGCGCTGAGACCCACGTTTACGGTCGCAGGGGACGGGCTGCAGGGGGTTGCCCACGCCTACATGCTAATAAAGTCAGGGCTCGCTAACGTGGTCGCAGTGGAGGCCCACGGGAAGCCGAGCGAGATAAAGACGCTCCAGGACATATACTACTTTGCGATGGACCCCCTCCACGTGAGGCCTCTGCCTACTGGCAACCCATTCTTTATAGCCGGCCTTGACGCTCAGGCGTTTATTTCTAGGACGGGCGCTACAAGGGAGCACCTGGCTATTGTCGCTGTCAAGAACAGGAACAACGGCCTGAGGAACGAGAGGGCCCCCTATGCCTCAAGGGTGCGTCTCGACGAGGTGCTCTCGGCGCCTTACTCCGTGTACCCGATGAGTAGATACGAGATCGCCGGCTTCTCGGACGCCTCCATCACAGTGGTCCTGGCGAGCGAGGATGCCGCGAGGAAGTTCACTGACAGGGTCGTGTGGCTCGATGGTGTAGGGTACTCAACGGAGGTCGGCAGCGGCTCACTTGAGTGGCACGAGTGGGGCAGGATGCCCTCGATGAGGAATGCAGCCCTCACTGCCTACAGGCTGGCGGGGGTCAGTAACCCTGAGAAGGACATAAGCCTTGCTGAGGTGGAGGACCGCTTCAGCTTCATGGAGCTCCTCTCTGTCGAGGAGCTCCTGCTGGCGCCTGATGGTGAGGCCCACAGGTACCTGGAGAATGGCGACTTTGACTTCAACGGGAGGCTCCCGGTCAACCCAAGCGGCGGGAGCCTCTCAATGGGCGTCCCACTTGAGGCCACAGGGCTCGGCAGGTTCCTTGAGGCGGTCATGCAGTTGAGGGGAGAGGCCGGGGCCCACCAGGTTAAGGGAGCCAAGAGGGCGGTCGTGGCCTCGTGGAGGGGCGTACCCTCATACACGAGCGTTGTTTCTGTTTTATCATCTGACATTGAGGGGTGA
- a CDS encoding thiolase domain-containing protein produces the protein MEVVSNLFVKDRVAIVGAGLTTFMRRALETPRELAWEAARQALDQAGLTLKDIDCVVIGSAPDTFDGVHMKGEYLADGSGAINKPMTRVYVGGGTGVFVPVSAWWHVASGLCRTVLAVSEEKMSPAHPHPQYVFRYIWDPILHRPLEPNLIWIFAMEMRRYMAKCGAKKEDIALVSVKNKRNALDNPAAQVAANITVDDVLKSELLVWPVNELDISPVSDGAAALVIASENVARQVTDSPVWIDGVGFTLDNQHWENRELAFPRYLNYAARMAYRMAGIERPWKEIDVAEPYDPFDYKELHHIEGLMLARPCEAWKLLKEGYFERDGELPTSPSGGLLGVGNPIAAAGTMKVAELFWQLRYEAGKRQVKKPVHKAVANAWGDLMQAGTVIVLSN, from the coding sequence ATGGAAGTGGTTAGCAACCTGTTTGTGAAGGACAGGGTAGCGATAGTTGGGGCTGGCCTCACGACGTTTATGAGGCGCGCCCTTGAGACCCCCAGGGAGCTCGCCTGGGAGGCGGCCAGGCAAGCCTTGGATCAGGCTGGCCTGACCCTGAAGGACATAGACTGCGTTGTCATAGGCTCGGCGCCTGACACTTTCGACGGCGTCCACATGAAGGGCGAGTACCTGGCTGACGGCTCAGGCGCCATAAATAAGCCGATGACTAGGGTCTACGTGGGCGGCGGCACAGGAGTCTTCGTACCAGTATCGGCGTGGTGGCACGTGGCCAGCGGCCTTTGCAGGACTGTGCTGGCAGTTAGCGAGGAGAAGATGAGCCCAGCGCACCCGCACCCACAGTACGTCTTCAGGTACATATGGGATCCAATACTTCATAGGCCGCTTGAGCCCAACTTGATATGGATATTTGCCATGGAGATGAGGAGGTACATGGCCAAGTGCGGCGCCAAGAAGGAGGACATAGCTCTCGTCAGCGTCAAGAACAAGAGAAACGCCCTTGACAACCCAGCCGCCCAGGTGGCCGCTAACATAACAGTTGACGATGTGCTGAAGAGCGAGCTCCTCGTGTGGCCAGTCAACGAGCTTGATATATCGCCCGTCAGCGACGGCGCCGCGGCCCTGGTGATAGCCAGCGAGAACGTCGCAAGGCAGGTCACAGACTCGCCCGTCTGGATAGACGGCGTTGGCTTCACGCTTGACAACCAGCACTGGGAGAACAGGGAGCTGGCGTTCCCGAGGTACCTGAACTACGCCGCAAGGATGGCCTACAGGATGGCCGGCATAGAGAGGCCCTGGAAGGAGATAGACGTTGCAGAGCCCTACGACCCGTTTGACTACAAGGAGCTCCACCACATAGAGGGCCTGATGCTCGCCAGGCCCTGCGAGGCCTGGAAGCTGCTGAAGGAGGGCTACTTCGAGAGGGATGGGGAGCTGCCGACGAGCCCAAGTGGGGGGCTGCTGGGCGTTGGCAACCCAATAGCTGCGGCCGGCACAATGAAGGTGGCCGAGCTGTTCTGGCAGCTGCGCTACGAGGCCGGCAAGAGGCAGGTCAAGAAGCCCGTCCACAAGGCCGTAGCAAACGCGTGGGGTGACCTCATGCAGGCTGGGACAGTTATTGTTTTGAGTAATTGA
- a CDS encoding Zn-ribbon domain-containing OB-fold protein, producing MSERKGEVKLPGTKLSTKEMYSLLGLVESAPQAKYEFSAGPSLSKFLQGLKEGKILGKRCPRCGRIYVPPRDYCEYCHVPLTNWVEVPDTGVVHTAVVSYISTKRERLEKPEVVGVIRLDVPGYKEDSYEFAGLFHRLCIDPEEAKKDSAVGMKVKARWKPKEQRTGSILDIECFEPVR from the coding sequence GTGAGCGAGAGGAAGGGCGAGGTAAAGCTTCCTGGAACGAAGCTTAGCACAAAGGAGATGTACTCACTGCTTGGTCTTGTGGAGTCCGCTCCACAGGCCAAGTATGAGTTCTCAGCTGGTCCCTCGCTATCAAAGTTCCTGCAGGGGCTGAAGGAGGGCAAGATACTGGGCAAAAGGTGCCCGAGGTGCGGCAGGATCTACGTGCCGCCCAGGGACTACTGCGAGTACTGCCACGTCCCCCTAACCAACTGGGTTGAGGTGCCTGACACAGGCGTTGTGCACACAGCGGTCGTCAGCTACATCTCAACTAAGAGGGAGAGGCTTGAGAAGCCGGAGGTTGTAGGTGTGATAAGGCTAGACGTGCCGGGCTACAAGGAGGACAGCTACGAGTTCGCAGGGCTCTTCCACAGGCTCTGCATAGACCCTGAGGAAGCTAAGAAAGACAGCGCCGTTGGGATGAAGGTGAAGGCCAGGTGGAAGCCGAAGGAGCAGAGGACAGGATCTATTTTGGACATTGAGTGCTTTGAGCCCGTGAGGTGA
- a CDS encoding Zn-ribbon domain-containing OB-fold protein yields the protein MSWDKHGRLHDLVFWPEREEIDKYVYTPGLHGLELAKALVDGKVLGMKCPDGKVYVPPKTFCPDFTEGQLVEIKGPWRLLHYTVVYEDLYGNRLDKSVVVGIIKPDDADNGMIHIVNVDPSKVVIGMELKPAFKPKDQRKGTITDIEYFEPA from the coding sequence ATGAGCTGGGACAAGCACGGTAGGCTGCACGACCTGGTCTTCTGGCCTGAGCGTGAGGAGATAGATAAGTACGTCTACACCCCAGGCCTCCACGGCCTTGAGCTGGCCAAGGCCTTAGTGGACGGCAAGGTGCTTGGCATGAAGTGCCCTGACGGCAAGGTATACGTCCCGCCCAAGACGTTCTGCCCTGACTTCACCGAGGGGCAGCTGGTGGAGATCAAGGGTCCCTGGAGGCTGCTCCACTATACGGTCGTTTATGAGGACCTCTATGGCAACAGGCTGGACAAGTCCGTAGTCGTAGGCATAATAAAGCCGGACGACGCTGACAACGGCATGATACACATAGTGAATGTCGACCCATCAAAGGTTGTCATTGGCATGGAGCTGAAGCCCGCGTTCAAGCCGAAGGACCAGAGGAAGGGCACTATAACAGACATAGAGTACTTCGAGCCTGCTTAG
- a CDS encoding undecaprenyl diphosphate synthase family protein: MGIIPDGNRRFAKKYGLTYFQAYRQGYEKLRQALRWVIEEGVKRAVVYVMSYENCTRRSSLERAVLEDLLINGLRDLRNDEVINGEKIKVKVVGDLNLVSDESRREAAALEEHTASYSGGSLHLGVCYSGEWERQVIAKGLVAPSISAGVPQIDLVIRTGSMRRLSGFFPLQTSYAELYFMDLLWPELTREELKKALEWFGVQKRNFGN, translated from the coding sequence ATAGGCATAATACCTGATGGCAATAGGAGGTTCGCTAAAAAGTACGGCCTCACCTACTTTCAGGCCTACAGGCAGGGCTATGAGAAGCTGAGGCAGGCCCTGAGGTGGGTCATAGAGGAGGGCGTCAAGAGGGCTGTTGTCTACGTCATGAGCTACGAGAACTGCACCAGGAGGTCATCCCTTGAGAGGGCCGTGTTAGAGGACCTCCTAATCAACGGCCTAAGGGACCTGCGCAACGACGAGGTAATAAACGGAGAGAAGATAAAGGTCAAGGTGGTTGGCGACCTGAACCTGGTCTCTGACGAGTCTAGGAGGGAGGCAGCCGCCCTTGAGGAGCACACTGCCTCCTACTCAGGCGGCTCGCTCCACCTTGGAGTCTGCTACAGCGGCGAGTGGGAGAGGCAGGTCATAGCTAAGGGCCTGGTGGCACCCTCCATAAGCGCCGGCGTGCCCCAGATAGACCTAGTCATAAGGACTGGGAGCATGAGGAGGCTCAGCGGCTTCTTCCCGCTTCAGACAAGCTACGCTGAGCTCTACTTCATGGACCTCCTGTGGCCTGAGCTCACAAGGGAGGAGCTCAAGAAAGCCCTTGAGTGGTTCGGGGTTCAAAAGAGGAACTTCGGGAACTAA
- a CDS encoding AIR synthase related protein, protein MGEESVLRRLAALAGNSDIFDIDAAGPDGIVINIDGYAASASRLPFMSWEDWGYKAVMAAASDVIAAGGRPVGIAYSVGASSVDLLERVAAGVGEASRDLGAKVYKGDANRLTSDAWIDVAVVGLSGRQVGRSGAKPGDMVVQVGLLGYGALANKVMRSELRADSLPQDLLLKVRRPRAHVEAAEAISTYAHASSDNSDGWLLTLSNIASSSSVKISIEEVVIDPKLEGLVRPEEALGSWEDYNLAVVVPQDHLKEFMKTCGSTCFTVGRVEEGRGVEFKGKKVEPRGWSWW, encoded by the coding sequence GTGGGCGAAGAGTCTGTATTAAGAAGGCTGGCGGCGCTTGCGGGCAACTCTGACATCTTTGACATAGATGCGGCGGGGCCTGACGGAATAGTAATTAACATAGACGGCTATGCCGCGTCGGCGAGCAGGCTCCCCTTCATGAGCTGGGAGGACTGGGGCTACAAAGCTGTTATGGCAGCAGCTAGCGACGTCATAGCTGCTGGGGGAAGGCCTGTAGGCATAGCATACAGCGTCGGCGCGAGCTCTGTCGACCTGCTAGAGCGCGTCGCTGCCGGGGTGGGTGAGGCCTCGAGGGACCTTGGAGCGAAGGTCTACAAGGGTGATGCTAATAGGCTGACCTCGGATGCCTGGATAGACGTGGCTGTGGTGGGGCTCTCAGGAAGGCAGGTCGGCAGGTCCGGGGCGAAGCCGGGAGATATGGTCGTCCAGGTCGGCCTCCTCGGCTACGGCGCACTTGCAAACAAGGTGATGAGGTCTGAGCTGAGGGCTGACTCATTGCCACAGGATCTCCTCCTTAAGGTGAGAAGGCCGAGGGCTCACGTTGAGGCCGCGGAGGCTATATCAACATACGCTCACGCTTCCTCTGATAACAGCGATGGGTGGCTCCTCACGCTCAGCAATATAGCTTCATCGAGCTCCGTGAAGATATCCATTGAGGAGGTCGTAATAGACCCTAAGCTCGAGGGCCTGGTGAGGCCTGAGGAGGCCCTGGGGAGCTGGGAGGACTACAACTTAGCCGTCGTAGTGCCGCAGGACCACCTGAAGGAGTTCATGAAAACGTGTGGCTCAACATGCTTTACCGTGGGCAGGGTCGAAGAGGGCAGAGGAGTTGAGTTTAAGGGCAAGAAAGTAGAGCCAAGGGGCTGGTCCTGGTGGTGA
- a CDS encoding N-glycosylase/DNA lyase — MRVSEERVMSVASAIRLAGVDGLLRLEEQLDPQYDYMQRLADSVGRGPASAYALLVALVSYRLTMRGEEWWKCVSEMLGSRGRPRSVDEIVDNVVWFLNSCSGSLVARDAKVRRVRRAGSALRGLLDEIARDPGAVMRRPQELLRDIAFSLGSSEERKTITFSVKMAYYAARPRGQLVPLGFNIPMPVDVRVACVSLTSGVVSGVADYHDLVRSPREAQRAWEEVSQLSGVPTPHLDSLLWVVGWAPRDLGQQEARMKVRDVLSAVMSPEAADAIATELTYMPCRPAY; from the coding sequence ATGAGGGTCTCAGAGGAGAGGGTAATGTCTGTGGCCTCGGCAATAAGGTTGGCTGGCGTTGACGGTCTGCTGAGACTTGAGGAGCAACTTGACCCTCAGTACGATTATATGCAGAGGCTTGCAGACAGCGTCGGAAGGGGGCCCGCGAGCGCCTACGCGCTCTTGGTGGCACTGGTCAGCTACAGGCTGACGATGAGGGGGGAGGAATGGTGGAAGTGCGTCTCAGAGATGCTGGGCAGTAGGGGAAGGCCTAGGAGCGTTGACGAGATAGTTGATAACGTTGTGTGGTTTCTTAACAGCTGCAGCGGCTCCCTTGTGGCGAGGGACGCTAAGGTCAGGAGGGTCAGGAGGGCCGGCTCAGCTCTCAGAGGTTTGCTTGATGAGATAGCGAGGGACCCAGGCGCGGTGATGAGAAGGCCTCAGGAGCTACTAAGGGATATAGCCTTCTCACTGGGCTCCAGCGAGGAGAGGAAGACCATCACGTTCTCAGTCAAGATGGCGTACTATGCAGCAAGGCCAAGAGGGCAGCTCGTGCCCCTAGGCTTTAACATACCAATGCCGGTTGACGTCAGGGTGGCCTGTGTGAGCCTCACCAGCGGCGTTGTGAGCGGGGTAGCGGACTACCACGATCTCGTGAGAAGCCCCCGCGAGGCCCAGAGGGCGTGGGAAGAGGTCTCCCAGCTAAGCGGCGTCCCGACGCCACACCTGGACTCCCTGCTCTGGGTCGTGGGCTGGGCCCCGAGGGACCTCGGCCAGCAGGAGGCCAGGATGAAGGTTAGGGATGTGCTGTCGGCTGTCATGAGTCCTGAGGCCGCCGACGCAATAGCCACTGAGCTGACCTACATGCCCTGTCGCCCCGCTTATTAG
- a CDS encoding 30S ribosomal protein S8e produces the protein MGVYQYRDLKKPSGGLRSLPHKRKRRYATGDYFVPAVLGEAREVRVKRAMGGNMKVALRAVSEAVVSDPKTGKSVKAKILAVVSTPANREYARRNIITKGTIIRTSAGVARVTSRPGQDGVVNAILIEGQAPAGAAKSG, from the coding sequence TTGGGCGTCTACCAGTACAGGGACCTTAAGAAGCCCAGCGGTGGCCTGAGGTCGCTTCCGCACAAGAGGAAGAGGAGGTATGCCACGGGCGACTACTTTGTCCCAGCGGTCCTCGGCGAGGCTCGCGAGGTCAGGGTGAAGAGGGCCATGGGCGGCAACATGAAGGTGGCGCTAAGGGCCGTCAGCGAGGCAGTAGTTAGCGACCCCAAGACAGGGAAGAGTGTCAAGGCTAAGATACTTGCCGTCGTCTCAACGCCGGCGAACAGGGAGTACGCGAGGAGGAACATAATAACAAAGGGGACAATAATAAGGACCTCGGCTGGCGTTGCAAGGGTCACGTCCAGGCCGGGGCAAGATGGGGTAGTCAACGCAATCCTAATTGAGGGTCAGGCCCCGGCTGGCGCAGCTAAATCAGGTTGA
- the speE gene encoding polyamine aminopropyltransferase, whose amino-acid sequence MSALSVSYPAWHWIHEWSTPGTFHAHSVKKVYAFGRTKYQTYLVVEFDDLGKALVIDGKTQSAVVDEHVYHESLVQPAMVAHGSPRSVLILGGGEGATAREVLKFPSVNRVVMVDIDEEIVNACKELLPEWHRGAFDDPRLKLVIDDAEHYVNTTSEKFDVVIADLVDPEEGGPAWRLYTKEFYELLKSRLNRGGVFVTQATSPTLTSKVHATIFNTVKAVFRHAISYYVYIRSFEGLWGFVMGSDDANLEALRDMNDVDSRLASMGVKGNRFYDSESHQSMFHAPRNVRDILASYHEVSTLSNPIYLPA is encoded by the coding sequence GTGAGTGCCTTGTCCGTCAGTTACCCGGCCTGGCACTGGATCCACGAGTGGAGCACGCCAGGGACCTTCCACGCCCACTCCGTGAAGAAAGTTTATGCATTTGGTAGGACAAAGTACCAGACCTACCTGGTAGTAGAGTTCGATGACCTTGGCAAGGCCCTCGTGATAGACGGCAAGACGCAGTCTGCCGTAGTTGACGAGCATGTTTACCATGAGTCCCTCGTGCAGCCCGCCATGGTAGCCCATGGCTCTCCCAGGAGCGTCCTAATACTTGGCGGCGGCGAGGGGGCGACGGCGCGCGAGGTCCTCAAGTTCCCCTCCGTTAACAGGGTTGTCATGGTTGACATAGATGAGGAGATTGTAAATGCCTGCAAGGAGCTGTTGCCAGAGTGGCACAGGGGTGCCTTTGACGACCCAAGGCTCAAGCTTGTGATAGATGACGCTGAACATTATGTGAACACTACGTCTGAGAAGTTTGACGTGGTAATAGCTGACCTGGTGGATCCGGAGGAGGGAGGACCTGCGTGGAGGCTCTACACTAAGGAGTTCTACGAGCTATTAAAGTCGAGGCTCAACAGGGGCGGCGTCTTCGTGACGCAGGCCACGAGCCCAACACTGACGTCCAAGGTTCACGCGACCATATTTAACACGGTCAAGGCCGTGTTCAGACACGCCATTTCATATTACGTCTACATAAGGAGCTTTGAGGGCCTCTGGGGCTTTGTGATGGGCTCTGATGACGCTAACCTTGAGGCCCTTCGCGACATGAATGACGTTGACTCGCGCCTGGCATCCATGGGAGTTAAGGGCAACAGGTTCTACGACTCTGAGAGCCACCAGTCCATGTTCCACGCGCCCAGGAATGTGAGGGATATACTGGCCTCGTACCACGAGGTCTCGACCCTCAGCAACCCCATCTACCTGCCTGCCTGA
- the cedA1 gene encoding DNA import protein CedA1: MTDVVSFIQQLTQEVTLAAWALFLLTWTIGWTLRGAPIPLSRLKRAGSGLVEDSIWAALWLALGSTVFTFITYVVKAVVGSP; encoded by the coding sequence ATGACAGACGTGGTGAGCTTCATTCAGCAACTTACCCAGGAGGTCACGCTAGCTGCATGGGCCCTCTTCCTCCTAACGTGGACTATAGGCTGGACTTTGAGAGGGGCCCCGATACCCCTCTCAAGGCTTAAGAGGGCGGGCTCGGGGCTCGTTGAGGACTCCATATGGGCGGCCCTGTGGCTCGCCCTGGGCAGCACGGTGTTCACGTTCATAACGTACGTCGTCAAGGCGGTGGTAGGCTCTCCATGA